A section of the Oreochromis niloticus isolate F11D_XX linkage group LG9, O_niloticus_UMD_NMBU, whole genome shotgun sequence genome encodes:
- the prmt6 gene encoding protein arginine N-methyltransferase 6 translates to MSRVVKKRKLDEIRQDRLYFDSYSDVTIHEEMIADHVRTNTYRTAILKNSESIRGKVVLDVGAGTGVLSIFCAQAGAKKVYAVEACSIAEQAQITVKHNNMEDRIEVIRGTVETVDLPETVDVIVSEWMGYALLHESMLNSVLYARDKWLKPGGIILPSKAELYITPVIDPVVEDRLHFWYTVKDQYGVDMSCMSGFARKCIMNSDITVSSVTCEDVLSHPARFAELDLHSVTPEELRSVKGQFRCESFGSSAVNAFCVYFTVTFPCPDSTAPLVLSTSPCKPETHWKQAVLYLDAPVEVVQDTPITGEVRMYPSEENARHICIHVDYSIGEQKRHSKTFSIPDWSSEAQP, encoded by the coding sequence ATGTCGCGTGTtgttaaaaagagaaaactggaCGAAATCCGACAGGATAGGCTTTATTTTGACAGCTATTCCGATGTGACTATCCACGAGGAAATGATAGCGGACCACGTCCGAACCAACACGTACCGAACGGCGATACTGAAGAACAGTGAGTCAATTCGGGGAAAAGTTGTTCTGGACGTCGGGGCAGGAACCGGCGTTTTGAGCATCTTCTGTGCTCAGGCTGGAGCCAAAAAGGTGTACGCCGTGGAGGCCTGCTCAATAGCGGAGCAAGCCCAGATAACAGTCAAACACAACAACATGGAGGACAGAATTGAAGTCATTCGAGGAACAGTGGAGACGGTGGACCTGCCGGAGACCGTGGACGTGATAGTGAGCGAGTGGATGGGTTATGCCCTCCTGCACGAGTCCATGCTCAACTCGGTCCTCTATGCACGCGACAAGTGGCTGAAGCCGGGCGGCATCATTCTGCCGAGCAAAGCCGAACTCTACATCACACCTGTTATTGACCCGGTGGTGGAGGACCGCCTGCACTTCTGGTACACAGTCAAGGACCAGTACGGAGTGGACATGTCCTGCATGTCCGGCTTCGCCCGGAAATGTATCATGAACTCAGACATCACTGTTAGCTCTGTGACCTGCGAGGATGTTCTCTCCCACCCGGCCCGCTTTGCCGAGCTTGACCTGCACTCGGTCACCCCGGAGGAGCTGCGGTCCGTGAAGGGCCAGTTCAGGTGCGAGTCGTTCGGCTCGTCGGCAGTGAACGCATTCTGCGTTTACTTCACGGTGACTTTCCCTTGCCCGGATAGCACGGCTCCCCTCGTTCTCTCCACGTCTCCGTGCAAACCAGAGACACACTGGAAGCAAGCGGTGCTGTACCTGGACGCTCCGGTGGAAGTGGTGCAGGACACACCGATTACTGGAGAAGTCAGGATGTACCCCTCAGAGGAAAACGCCAGGCATATATGTATCCACGTGGACTACTCTATAGGAGAGCAGAAACGACACTCCAAGACTTTTTCCATCCCTGATTGGAGCTCTGAGGCTCAGCCATAG